A stretch of Candidatus Palauibacter australiensis DNA encodes these proteins:
- a CDS encoding Ppx/GppA phosphatase family protein: MQLTTPPLPRETADGREPLPFPLRVAAIDVGSNAFRFVAAEFVDPHRYVELASERVPVRLGRSAFLTGELSPSAIDRTVEGFRRFREEIDRLGIEHVRAVATSAVRESRNGGDLVRRVEKDAGIRLDLISGTDEARLVWTSVKQRVDFGDAKWMLVDLGGGSVEVSLADRSGIMWSQSHRMGSVRLLEELTGADDAPAHFANLLAEYAATLRIPHASKHWTPVQLIATGGNIEELARLAGHGAADGTRRITRAELAMAIEEFSRLSYSQRIGRLGLREDRADVILPAAIVYDRVAELAGAEEILVPGVGVKEGVLFDLVDELTSGAGFGRLERIVHEGALTLGRRYLFDEDHGRHVASLALSLFDQLAEVHGLEPRDRRILLAGAILHDIGQHISYAKHHKHSLYLILHSEIPGIAPNELPLVALVARYHRRAEPRRSHYLYRDLGPPDRERVERLAALLRIADSLDREHLQRVQSIDARVHEDRLELRLERRGSLLLEQWALRKKGKLFARIFGLEPYVTFDLVSTPTSG; the protein is encoded by the coding sequence ATGCAGCTTACGACGCCACCACTGCCACGCGAGACCGCCGACGGCCGGGAGCCGCTCCCGTTCCCGCTGCGCGTCGCCGCCATCGATGTCGGGTCGAACGCGTTCCGCTTCGTCGCCGCTGAGTTCGTCGATCCACACCGCTACGTGGAACTCGCGTCGGAGAGGGTCCCGGTCCGGCTCGGACGTTCGGCCTTCCTCACGGGGGAACTGTCGCCTTCCGCCATCGATCGGACCGTAGAGGGGTTCCGGCGCTTCCGGGAGGAAATCGACCGCCTGGGCATCGAGCATGTGCGCGCCGTGGCCACCAGCGCGGTGCGGGAGAGCCGCAACGGCGGAGATCTCGTCCGCCGCGTCGAGAAGGACGCGGGAATCCGGCTCGATCTCATCTCCGGCACGGATGAGGCGCGGCTCGTGTGGACGTCCGTGAAGCAGCGGGTCGATTTCGGCGACGCCAAGTGGATGCTCGTGGATCTCGGCGGCGGAAGCGTCGAGGTGTCGCTGGCGGATCGGTCCGGGATCATGTGGAGCCAGTCGCACCGAATGGGATCGGTCCGGCTGCTCGAGGAACTCACGGGGGCGGACGATGCGCCCGCGCACTTCGCGAATCTGCTCGCGGAGTACGCCGCCACGCTCCGCATTCCGCATGCGAGCAAGCACTGGACGCCGGTCCAGCTCATCGCCACCGGCGGCAATATCGAGGAACTCGCGCGCCTCGCGGGTCACGGCGCCGCCGACGGCACCCGCCGCATCACGCGGGCCGAACTCGCCATGGCGATCGAGGAGTTCTCCCGCCTCTCCTACAGCCAGCGCATCGGACGGCTCGGCCTGCGCGAAGACCGGGCCGACGTGATCCTCCCCGCCGCGATCGTGTACGACCGCGTCGCCGAACTCGCGGGAGCCGAAGAGATTCTCGTCCCCGGAGTCGGCGTGAAGGAGGGCGTGCTCTTCGACCTCGTCGACGAGTTGACGAGCGGCGCCGGGTTCGGGCGGCTGGAGCGGATCGTCCACGAAGGAGCGCTCACGCTCGGGCGCCGATACCTCTTCGACGAGGATCACGGGCGGCACGTCGCGTCGCTGGCCCTCTCCCTCTTCGACCAGCTCGCCGAGGTCCACGGCCTCGAACCGCGCGACCGCCGGATTCTGCTGGCGGGGGCGATCCTGCACGACATCGGGCAGCACATCTCCTATGCGAAACACCACAAGCACTCGCTCTACCTGATCCTTCACAGCGAGATCCCGGGCATCGCGCCGAACGAGCTCCCGCTCGTCGCCCTGGTGGCGCGCTACCACCGGCGGGCCGAACCGCGCCGCAGCCACTACCTGTACCGCGACCTGGGTCCTCCCGATCGCGAACGGGTGGAGAGGCTCGCCGCCCTCCTTCGCATCGCGGACTCCCTCGACCGCGAGCACCTCCAGCGCGTGCAGAGCATCGATGCGCGCGTGCACGAAGACAGGCTCGAACTCCGTCTCGAGCGGAGGGGAAGCCTGCTCCTCGAGCAGTGGGCGCTGCGCAAGAAGGGGAAGCTCTTCGCCCGCATCTTCGGCCTCGAACCGTACGTCACCTTCGACCTGGTTTCGACGCCAACTTCCGGCTGA
- a CDS encoding amidohydrolase family protein, whose translation MSVIASAATAPRRFPLVRHMGVLSAWLTVLFACLASATPAAGQREAIAFTGASVIDPVTSGVLSNATVVVREGVIVSVTEGGEAPAAARTIDLGGRYLVPGLIDAHVHIGTLEAARRALLSGVTTARSMGAGFFADVGLRELFRGGGLPGPEILAAGYHVRPRPAEGLFLDEPGLGDLLGRDVRGAEAMGRVARAMLDRGVDFIKVNATERAGLPETDPRKPFFTETELSALVAEASRGGVPVAAHAHGDRGGRAAVAAGVRSIEHGTYLRDETLRLMRERGTYLVPTIAVVSDLTVPGGDYDDPVLQVRGRHMLPRVRETAAAAHALGVPLVAATDTGYGSGSVLRMSHELMEFVGIGMSELDAIRAATTVAAELLGIADRTGRVAAGFEADLLVLDRNPLDDIGQYQDVLFVMSDGTIALDRLDFRADAIGADRIGTEESRTRP comes from the coding sequence ATGTCCGTCATCGCTTCAGCGGCCACCGCGCCCCGACGCTTCCCACTCGTCCGCCATATGGGCGTCCTGTCCGCCTGGCTGACCGTACTGTTCGCCTGCCTTGCTTCCGCGACGCCGGCGGCCGGCCAGCGCGAGGCGATCGCCTTCACCGGCGCCTCCGTAATCGATCCGGTGACTTCCGGCGTCCTCTCGAACGCGACGGTCGTCGTGCGGGAAGGCGTCATCGTTTCCGTGACGGAGGGGGGCGAGGCGCCCGCCGCCGCGCGCACGATCGATCTCGGCGGCCGCTACCTCGTCCCCGGCCTCATCGACGCCCATGTCCACATCGGGACGCTCGAGGCGGCCCGCCGCGCCCTGCTCTCCGGAGTCACGACGGCGCGCAGCATGGGGGCGGGGTTCTTCGCCGACGTCGGCCTGCGGGAACTGTTCCGGGGCGGGGGCCTTCCCGGCCCGGAGATCCTCGCCGCGGGCTACCACGTGCGGCCCCGCCCGGCCGAGGGACTCTTCCTCGATGAGCCGGGGCTCGGCGATCTCCTCGGGCGCGACGTGCGCGGCGCCGAGGCGATGGGGCGGGTGGCGCGCGCGATGCTCGATCGCGGCGTGGATTTCATCAAGGTCAACGCGACCGAACGCGCGGGCCTGCCGGAAACCGACCCCCGCAAGCCGTTCTTCACGGAGACCGAACTGTCGGCGCTGGTGGCGGAGGCCTCGCGCGGCGGCGTCCCCGTAGCCGCGCACGCGCACGGCGACCGCGGCGGCCGGGCCGCAGTCGCGGCGGGCGTGCGGAGCATCGAGCACGGGACGTATCTGCGCGACGAAACGCTCCGCCTCATGCGGGAGCGGGGCACCTACCTGGTGCCGACGATCGCCGTCGTGTCCGATCTCACGGTGCCCGGCGGCGACTACGACGATCCGGTGCTCCAGGTGCGCGGACGGCACATGCTCCCCCGCGTCCGGGAGACGGCGGCGGCCGCGCACGCGCTCGGGGTGCCGCTCGTCGCCGCGACGGACACCGGCTACGGGTCCGGGAGCGTCCTCCGCATGAGCCACGAACTGATGGAGTTCGTGGGCATCGGGATGAGCGAACTCGATGCGATCCGCGCCGCGACCACGGTCGCGGCGGAGTTGCTCGGCATCGCGGACCGGACGGGACGGGTCGCGGCGGGGTTCGAGGCGGATCTCCTTGTCCTCGACCGCAACCCGCTCGATGACATCGGCCAGTATCAGGATGTGCTGTTCGTGATGAGCGACGGCACGATCGCGCTCGACCGGCTCGACTTCCGCGCGGATGCGATCGGGGCGGATCGGATCGGGACGGAGGAGAGCCGGACCCGCCCATGA
- a CDS encoding glycosyltransferase — protein MSDVGPLAYLALLALLAPFGAHRLRLLWLRMRRPARVEARAWEGALPVVTVQLPVFNEANVVERLIDAACRLRYPADRLEIQLLDDSDDETVAIAARRVREWRARGIDIRHVRRGSREGYKAGALAHGVTLARGDFLLVLDADFVPPPELIRELLPPFADPGVGAVQAAWDHLSPDASWLTRAQALFLDAHFAIEHEARYRAGLFFNFNGSGGMWRKACVRAAGGWQSDTLTEDVDLSYRAQLAGWRFVYRDDVRVPAELPANLRAVEIQQSRWTQGGIQSARKLLPRIWRAPVPAAIKFEATAHLVGHVVHPLTLTMAAALAGAGWATATGFGLPAGVHVAAVLLATVPFVLFYGSAGWIRGRRRLGRRIVEALLLGLGLGVPLTFAVARACRGTRTPFVRTPKRGFDPVVAYRVRLSGGPALLRLALAAALAGAVVNTALVGSPAVLPFTALFAAGYALTTRESLRTPPAPAIPG, from the coding sequence ATGAGCGACGTCGGACCGCTGGCGTACCTGGCGCTTCTCGCCCTCCTCGCTCCCTTCGGAGCGCATCGGCTGCGCCTGCTCTGGCTGCGGATGCGCCGGCCCGCCCGGGTGGAAGCCCGCGCCTGGGAGGGCGCGCTCCCGGTCGTCACGGTACAGTTGCCCGTCTTCAACGAAGCCAACGTCGTCGAACGGCTCATCGACGCCGCTTGCCGTCTGCGCTATCCGGCGGACCGCCTCGAAATCCAGTTGCTCGACGATTCGGACGACGAGACGGTGGCGATCGCGGCGCGGCGGGTGCGCGAATGGCGGGCCCGCGGGATCGACATCCGGCATGTGCGGCGGGGATCCCGCGAGGGGTACAAGGCCGGCGCGCTCGCCCACGGCGTAACCCTCGCCCGCGGCGACTTCCTGCTCGTGCTGGACGCGGACTTCGTTCCGCCCCCGGAGTTGATTCGGGAGTTGCTCCCCCCGTTCGCGGACCCCGGCGTGGGGGCGGTGCAGGCGGCCTGGGACCACCTCTCGCCCGATGCGAGCTGGCTGACCCGGGCCCAGGCGCTCTTCCTCGACGCGCACTTCGCGATCGAGCACGAGGCGCGATACCGCGCCGGCCTCTTCTTCAACTTCAACGGCTCCGGCGGAATGTGGCGCAAGGCGTGCGTGCGTGCGGCGGGGGGTTGGCAGAGCGACACGCTGACCGAGGATGTCGACCTCAGCTACCGGGCCCAACTCGCGGGCTGGCGTTTCGTCTACCGGGACGACGTCCGGGTCCCCGCCGAGCTGCCGGCGAATCTGCGCGCGGTGGAGATCCAGCAGAGCCGCTGGACGCAGGGCGGCATCCAGAGCGCACGGAAGCTGCTGCCACGAATCTGGCGCGCCCCCGTGCCGGCGGCGATCAAGTTCGAGGCGACGGCCCATCTCGTGGGACACGTCGTGCACCCGCTGACGCTCACGATGGCGGCGGCGCTCGCGGGGGCCGGGTGGGCGACGGCAACGGGCTTCGGCCTCCCGGCCGGCGTTCACGTCGCCGCCGTGCTCCTCGCCACCGTCCCGTTCGTGCTCTTCTACGGATCTGCCGGGTGGATCCGCGGGCGCCGGCGCCTCGGGCGCCGCATCGTCGAAGCCCTGCTCCTCGGGCTGGGGCTCGGCGTGCCCCTCACCTTCGCCGTCGCGCGGGCCTGCCGCGGGACCCGGACCCCCTTCGTCCGCACGCCGAAACGCGGCTTCGATCCCGTCGTGGCGTACCGGGTCCGGCTCTCGGGCGGGCCCGCGCTGCTGCGCCTGGCGCTCGCCGCGGCGCTCGCCGGCGCCGTCGTGAACACGGCGCTCGTCGGATCACCGGCCGTCCTGCCCTTCACCGCCCTCTTCGCCGCGGGCTACGCCCTCACGACGCGCGAATCCCTGCGAACCCCGCCCGCGCCAGCCATCCCAGGCTAG
- a CDS encoding glycosyltransferase 87 family protein — MAVEAAALWGMAWGGSGTPWPAIPLWVAAFAAYLGAARYAAAPGRAGSIRRHIWTAGIALRAGVFPAAPTLSEDIYRYMWDGWVQSHGVNPYAHPPSATAIEELRTAWWPLINHADVPTIYPPGTQIVFALLASAGPAWWIFKLGWLAADLLVARLIDRLSSGGSVLPLLLYLLSPLVVIEVAWSGHLDPLGVAPMLGAVALAGSAAVPAWRSGALLGLGAAVKFAPLAALPALFRLRGPGALAAAVLVPLLLYAPYVGAGPALFDGLRTYADLWAFNGGLYRVLERLPGHPDLGKWIGASVVGAIALRAALRRWPLERVLLWTIGAALLLSPTLHPWYLLWVLPFACLSASRGWLLFSGTVFLAYAGRDAYLATGAWPEPAWLTWLIHGPPLALLAWDGWRGRGSQGFARREGVARGEEGGEGQDGR, encoded by the coding sequence GTGGCCGTCGAGGCGGCGGCGCTCTGGGGCATGGCCTGGGGTGGGTCCGGCACTCCGTGGCCGGCGATTCCGCTCTGGGTCGCGGCGTTCGCGGCCTATCTCGGCGCGGCCCGTTACGCTGCCGCGCCGGGCCGGGCGGGTTCGATCCGCCGGCACATCTGGACCGCCGGGATCGCCCTCCGAGCGGGCGTCTTTCCTGCGGCGCCCACCCTCTCCGAGGACATCTACCGGTACATGTGGGACGGCTGGGTTCAGTCCCACGGCGTGAATCCCTACGCCCATCCTCCCTCGGCGACGGCGATCGAAGAGCTGCGCACCGCGTGGTGGCCGCTCATCAATCACGCGGACGTGCCCACGATCTACCCGCCGGGGACTCAGATCGTATTCGCGCTCCTGGCCTCGGCCGGCCCCGCGTGGTGGATCTTCAAGCTGGGGTGGCTCGCGGCCGATCTGCTGGTCGCGCGACTCATCGACAGGCTTTCGTCCGGCGGGAGCGTGCTCCCGCTCCTGCTCTATCTCTTGTCTCCGCTTGTCGTCATCGAAGTGGCCTGGAGCGGGCACCTGGATCCGCTCGGGGTCGCGCCCATGCTGGGCGCCGTGGCGCTGGCCGGCAGTGCGGCGGTCCCGGCGTGGCGGTCCGGCGCCCTCCTGGGGCTCGGCGCGGCCGTGAAGTTCGCGCCTCTCGCGGCGCTCCCGGCTCTCTTCCGGCTGCGCGGCCCCGGGGCGCTCGCCGCCGCCGTCCTCGTACCCCTCCTTCTCTATGCGCCCTACGTCGGCGCGGGGCCGGCCCTCTTCGACGGTCTGCGGACCTACGCGGACCTGTGGGCGTTCAACGGCGGCCTCTACCGGGTGCTTGAACGGCTGCCGGGGCACCCCGATCTCGGGAAGTGGATCGGCGCGTCGGTCGTCGGCGCCATCGCGCTGCGCGCCGCGCTCCGCCGCTGGCCGCTGGAGCGCGTCCTCCTGTGGACGATCGGAGCCGCCCTCCTCCTCTCCCCGACGCTCCACCCGTGGTACCTGCTGTGGGTACTCCCATTCGCCTGTCTCTCGGCGAGCCGCGGATGGCTTCTGTTCAGCGGAACCGTGTTTCTCGCCTACGCCGGGAGGGATGCCTATCTCGCGACGGGAGCGTGGCCGGAACCCGCCTGGCTGACGTGGCTGATCCACGGGCCGCCGCTGGCCCTCCTAGCCTGGGATGGCTGGCGCGGGCGGGGTTCGCAGGGATTCGCGCGTCGTGAGGGCGTAGCCCGCGGCGAAGAGGGCGGTGAAGGGCAGGACGGCCGGTGA
- a CDS encoding SDR family oxidoreductase — protein MTDSAPGALILGASSGFGEAAALAFAEAGYDVYGVHLDRRAGLAHVGEIRARIESRGRRAIFFNVNAASAKKRDRVLDEIAADAGPGSVRVLMHSLAFGTLRPFVPDATPGMSPEQMNMTLDVMAHTLVYWTQGLLERGLMGEGGRIFAMTSSGGDRVIPSYGAVSAAKAALESHCRQLALELATRGITVNSIRAGVTDTPALRKIPGAAHMISEAAAQNPHGRLGTPEDVARCMVALAAPETGWMTGNTIRVDGGEDFVGSRPPGD, from the coding sequence GTGACGGATTCTGCGCCTGGCGCGTTGATCCTCGGCGCCTCGAGCGGCTTTGGCGAAGCGGCTGCGCTGGCGTTCGCCGAAGCCGGTTACGACGTCTACGGGGTCCACCTGGACCGGAGAGCGGGACTCGCGCACGTCGGGGAGATTCGGGCCCGGATCGAGTCGCGCGGGCGGCGCGCGATCTTCTTCAACGTGAACGCCGCTTCCGCGAAGAAGCGCGACAGGGTGCTGGACGAGATCGCGGCAGACGCCGGGCCGGGTTCCGTCCGCGTGCTGATGCACTCGCTGGCCTTCGGAACCCTGCGTCCCTTCGTGCCCGACGCCACACCCGGGATGAGTCCCGAGCAGATGAACATGACACTGGACGTCATGGCTCATACGCTGGTCTACTGGACCCAGGGGCTGCTCGAACGCGGGCTGATGGGCGAAGGCGGCCGGATCTTCGCCATGACCTCCTCCGGCGGCGACCGCGTGATTCCTTCCTACGGTGCCGTCTCCGCGGCGAAGGCCGCGCTCGAATCGCACTGTCGCCAACTCGCGCTCGAACTGGCGACGAGGGGCATTACCGTCAACTCGATCCGCGCCGGCGTCACCGACACGCCCGCGCTCCGCAAGATCCCCGGCGCGGCACACATGATCTCCGAAGCCGCGGCCCAGAACCCGCACGGGCGACTCGGAACGCCGGAAGACGTGGCGCGCTGCATGGTCGCGCTCGCCGCGCCGGAAACGGGGTGGATGACGGGGAACACGATCCGGGTGGACGGAGGCGAGGACTTCGTCGGCTCCAGGCCGCCGGGAGACTAG